The genomic DNA AATAACTTTGGTATCCGTAAACGTTTATTAGAATATGATGATATTATGAATGCACAACGGGAGTTTGTTTATAAACGCCGTCGTCATGCTTTAGATGGAAAACGACTTGAAGTTGATATCGCTAATATGATTTACGATACTTGTGAGTCCATTATAAAAGAAAATAAACCTACTAAAAACTTCCAAAACTTTGAGTTTGAATTGATTCGCTTTTCTTCAATGACATCTCCATTTAGCGAAGGAGAATTCAATCAAGCAACAGAAAAAGAGCTCGCTGATAAACTATATGAAATCATTACCGATCATTACAAAAAGGATGCAGAAAAAAATGCCTTACAAGCTTTCCCTGTAATTAAAGATGTATATGAAAACGAGGGAGATAGATACGAAAGAATTGTAGTCCCTTTTACAGATGGAGCAAAAACACTACAAGTTGTCACTAATTTAAAAGAGGCATATGAAAGTGAAGGTAAATCACTTGTTACCGATTTCGAAAAAAATATCACCCTAGCTATTATTGATGAAAATTGGAAGGATCATTTACGCAAGATGGATGAACTGAAACAAACCGTTCAAAATGCTACTTATGAACAAAAGGATCCTTTGCTAGTTTATAAATTTGAAGCCTTTAACTTATTCCAAGATACTATTGATAAGATCAACAAAGAGGTGCTATCTTTCCTTTTTAAAGGAAAATTGCCTTCTCAAGACGCTTCACAAGTTTCAGAAGCACACGAGCAAAAACCTGAGAAATTAAACTTACGTAAGGATGATGTGCAGAACTCTACACAACAAGCCATTCAGAATTCACGTCAAGAAGAACCTGAAATTGTAGAAACAATCGTTCGAGAGCAACCTAAAATAGGTCGTAATGAACGTATTACTATTAAAAACGTAATGACAGGAGAAGAAAAAGAAGTAAAATACAAACAAGCCATTCCACTCCTAGAACAAGGTACGTGGGTACTCTATAATAAATAAAATTACTAAAAAGCTCAGGAACACATACTCCTGAGCTTTTTTATTATTTACCAATCAATTTGTTTCATTCTATTATTCTTTAAAAAAGCATTCGCTTTAGAAAAATGACTGTTTCCAAACCAATACCCTCTATTAGCACTTAATGGAGAAGGATGGCCTGAGGTTAGTACATGATGTTTTTTTACATCAATTTTTTTCCCTTTTTTCTTTGCAAATCCACCCCAAAGTAAAAAGATAACATTTTCTTTTTCTTCTGAAATCTTTTGAATAACAGCATCCGTAAACTCTTCCCATCCTTTATTTTGATGACTCCCTGCTTCATGAGCTCTTACTGTTAAAGTTGCATTAAGCAATAAAACTCCTTGATTAGCCCAATGAGATAAATCACCACTATCAGGATACGCTTTTTTTACATCAGTTTCTAGTTCTTTAAATATATTTACTAAAGAAGGAGGATGCCTTACTCCTTCATGTACTGAAAAACACAAACCATTTGCTTGATTTACACCATGGTAAGGATCCTGCCCTATTATTACCACTTTCAAATCTTCAAAAGAACAATAATCAAACGCTGAAAAAATGGCTGTTCCTTTAGGATAGCATACATTTTCTGCATATTCTTTCTTAACGAAGTTTGTTAGTTTTTCAAAATAAGGTTTATCAAATTCTGATTGCAAAATTTTCTTCCAATCTTGTGCTATTCTTACTTCCATCGTAACTAAATTAAAATATCCTCCAAATATTGCAAAAAAAAATGTTATTTTTACGAATCTGTTAAAAAAACAAAACTAGTATGAGAAAAAAATTATGCGTACTCCTATTATTTTCAATAGGAGTTACCTTTGGGCAAATGTCTCCTGACTACAAAGGAGGGTTTAAAGTTAAATTTGATGAAAAAGGAGATAAATACTTGCGTATTATCAGCTTTTTACAAGTTCAAGCTAAATACAATAACGACGTACAGAGCGATGTATCAAAAACTTCTTTTGAATTACGTAGAGCAAGGTTACTTGCTTTCTCGCAAATTAATAAAGACTTCTTGGTCTTTTTTCACCTAGGCTTAAACTCTTTTAATAGAGAAAGCTTAAGCCCTCTAGGCAAAGGAGAGTCTTCTCAATTCTTTCTTCATGATGCTTATTTACAATATAAGCTATTTGGCGATTATTTATACTTAGGTGCAGGACTTCATTATTACAATGGTATTTCGAGGCTTAATAACCAGTCTTCTACCAATATGGTTACACTATCTAATAACCGCTCTTCATGGGCTACCGTAGGATTGGCTGATCAATTTGCAAGACAATTAGGTGTTTTTATCAAAGGTTCATTAGATAGAGTTAATTATAGATTCAGTGTTAACGAAGCAAACGTTTCTACCCTAGATAAAGCTCAATTAACGGCTAATACCATCCGATATCAAGGTAATAAAATACTAGGTTCTAGAGAAGCTGGAAGAACCTTTTCTGGATATTTTGACTACAACTTCCTTCAGCAAGAAAAGTCACTTCTTCCTTACATGGCAGGAAGTTACCTTGGAGCTAAAAAGATATTAAACATAGGAGCAGGTTTCTTTGCACACCCTAATGGAGTAGTTTCTCAAGATGCTTCTGGTAATACAACTGGTCATGATGTTAACATCTTTTCTCTAGATGCTTATTACGATGCTCCTCTTAAAAATGGTGCCATATCTGCCTATGCGCAATATCAAAATAGTGATTATGGTACAAATTATAATTTTGGTCCATACGCTTCTGGAAATATGTTATACGGACATGTAGGTTATTTAATTCCTGGAAAAAATAATAAATTCCGCGTACAACCATTTGTTGCACATTCATATAGAACAGCGGATGCCATACCTAACGCAACATACAATTCTACAAAGTTAGGTGCTAATTTTTTCTTAAGCGGTCATAATTCTAAATTCTCTATTGAATATCAAAGGGACAACACATTTGCTGACGTGAACACGAATTTAGTAACGGTTCAAGCACAAATCTTATTTTAATTAAATATAACACTAATTTATGGGAGATTTCATTAAAGAAAGTATTTTTATACAGGCCTTACTAGCTTTTTCACCGATTTTAGCTTCCGCTATTTTACTAGTTGGCTTACGTTGGTCTGCAAAAAGAACAATGCCTATTATTTATTTTTTAGTTGCATTCATTGCCATATTTGCTTGGCAGGTGCCTACACAAAGAGTTCTTGCATCAACTTTACAAGGACTAATTTACACAGCTTCTATTCTTTGGATCGTTTTTGGAGCAATCCTACTTTTAAATACATTAAAGAACTCTGGAGCTATAAAAACTATCCGAAAAGGTTTTATTAATATCAGTCCTGATAGACGTATTCAAGTAATTATTATCGCTTGGTTATTTGGATGTTTCATTGAAGGAGCTTCTGGATTTGGAACTCCAGCAGCAATCTGCGCACCACTTTTAGTAGGGCTAGGTTTTCCAGCAATGGCAGCTGTTATCATAGGAATGATGATCCAAAGTACCCCTGTTTCTTTTGGAGCTGTAGGAACTCCTGTACTCATTGGAGTTAAGGGAGGCTTAGATTATGAAAATATTGGCAAGCAATTAACTCAAGGGGGCAGCTCTTGGGATGCTTTTTTACAAATTATCACATCTGAAGTAGCTATCACACATGCTATCGTAGGAACATTAATCCCTTTATTTATGTGTGTCATGATGACTCGTTTCTTCGGAAAAAATAAATCATGGAAAGAAGGGCTAGAAATTTTACCCTTTGCTATTCTATCTGGATTGGCTTTTACAATTCCATACGCTTTAACAGGAGTTTATTTAGGTGCTGAATTCCCTTCTATTATAGGAGCTTTAGTTGGCTTACCTATAGTCATTCTAGCAGCTAAAAATAAGTTTTTAACGCCAAAAAAATCTTGGGATTTCCCTGAGAGTTCTTTATGGCCTACAGAATGGCTAGGGAACCTACAAAACAAAGTGGATGATTTGACTGAAGATGTCAAGAAATCTAATATGTCTTTAACTAAAGCATGGATTCCTTACTTATTAGTTGCCTTACTCCTAGTGCTTAGTAGAATTCCTGAATTAGGAATTGGTAGCGCTTTAAAATACATCAATATCAATTTTAATAATATTTTAAGTCAAGAAGGTATTAAAGGTAGCTTCGCTCCTTTATATTTGCCAGGAGGAATTATGGTTGTGGTCGTTCTCTTAACATATTTTATTCATAAAATGAAGCCTAAAGAGTTGTCTAGTGCTGTTGTAGAATCTACCAAAACGCTAATTAGCGCAGGATTTGTGTTAGTATTTACAGTTCCTATGGTTAGAATCTTAATTAATTCTGGCGTAAATGACTTAAATATAGCAAGTATGCCCGTTGCTATGGCTGAATTTGTTGCAAATAATGTAGGTAAAGTATATCCTATCTTTGCCCCTACTATTGGTGCTATGGGAGCTTTTATTGCCGGAAGTAACACAGTAAGCAATATGATGCTTTCTCAATTTCAATTCTCAACAGCTGTTTCTTTAGGTGTTTCTGGAGCTGTATTGGTAGCATTACAAGCTGTAGGAGCTGCCGCAGGAAATATGATCGCTATACACAATATCGTAGCAGCATCAGCAACTGTTGGCCTTTTAGGTAAAGAAGGTAGCATCTTAAGAAAAACTATAATCCCTACAATTTATTATGTAATCTTTGCTGGAATTATAGGCTTAATCATGATATATGTTTTAGGAATTACAGATCCTTTACTTACTCCTCCTGTAAAATAGAAATATAAAATATCAAGTAAAAAATGTCTTTTAATATAAACACTAACTATCCATCAATAGAGCATCTTCGTGTTAAAGCTAGAAAAAGAATGCCTAAGTTTTCTTATGAATACTTAACAGAAGGATGTAATGACGATTTAAATGTATATAAGAATACTGCAGAAATCAGAGATATAGAACTTTTACCTCAGTATTTAAGTAAGCATACACATTCCAATACTAAAAAGGTATTATTTGGTCACGAATACGACGCCCCTATAGGTATTTGCCCTGTAGGTTTACAATCACTAATGTGGCCAAAAACTGCAGAAATTTTAGCTAAAACTTCTGTAAAACATAATATTCCTTTTATATTAAGTACAGTAACGACTTTAAGCATAGAAGAAGCCGCTAAAATAACAAATGGTAAATTTTGGTTTCAATTATACCATCCTGCTGATAATAAAATCACAGATGATATATTAAAGAGAGCTAAAGATAATGGTTGCGATGTATTAGTACTTCTATCTGACGTACCCACCTTCGGATACCGTCCCAAAGATATTTATAATGGTCTAGGAATGCCTCCTAAAATGATGCTAAGAAACATTATTGAAGTTCTCAGAAAGCCCAGATGGGCTTGGGAAACATTAAGAAATGGTGTTCCTTCTTTTAACACTATGGAGAAGTATATGCCTAAAGGCATGGATTTACAACAATTAGGTGCCTTTATGGATAAAACCTTCTCAGGAAGGTTAAATGTTGATAAAATCAAAAGAATTCAAGATAAATGGGATGGAAAAATAGTTATCAAAGGAATTGCTAGCTGTGAAGATACTCAAAAGGCAGTAGATTTGGGTATTGATGGTATCATAGTATCTAATCATGGAGGAAGACAACTAGATGCTGGGCCTTCTACTATAAAAACACTACATCCTATCGTTGAAAAATTTAAAGGACAAATACAAATAATGATGGATAGCGGTATGCGTACTGGTCCAGACGTTGCTAGAGTTATTGCCTCTGGCGCTGACTTTGCTTTTCTTGGGCGCCCTTTTATGTATGGTACAGGTGCTTTAGGAAAAGCAGGTGGTGATCAAGTAGCTTCTATTCTTAAAAGAGAGTTTCAACAAGTAATGGAACAAATTTGTTGCGAAAGAGTAGAAGATTTACCTAATTTCTTAATCAGAAAGTAACAAAATAACTATAGCTTTGCATTAGCTCACTTATTATAAAAGCACCTCTTCTTATAAAAAGGGAGGTGTTTTTTATATCTGTAATTCATAAAAAAACAAAAAGAATTTATAGCTTTGCTATCCATATAAAAACTTTTTTTTTGAGCATACAAATTTCTGAGAAGACATTACACGATTTAGAATTTCCTACTATTTTAGAACAAGTTTCAGAATTTTGCATTTCTGATTTAGGAAAAGAAAAAACCTTATCAACAAAACCTTTTACTAATAAAAAGCAATTATTTTTTGAACTAAACCTAGTTAATGAATACTTAGCTTCTTTTACTAGTGAAAATAGGATACCCAATCATTTCTTTGATAATATTATTGAAGAAATAGATCGACTTTCCATAGAGAATAGCTTTTTAGAAACAGGAGCTTTTTTACGTTTGGCTACCACTACAGACACTGTAAATGAGCTTAAAAAGTTTTTTACTAAATTTAAGGATTATTTTCCTTCTCTCTTTTTGCTTAGCGAACGAATAGAACTTGATACATTTATTGCTGATACTATAAAAAAGATTATTACTTCGCATGGAGTTGTTTCCGATAATGCTTCTCCTCTGTTAAAACAAATTCGGAAAGACATAGCACAAATACGCGGTAAAATTTCTGAAAGCTTTTCAAGAGCTTTAAGTAAAAATATATCTTCAGGATATTTAGATGATATTAAAGAAACTATTATAGATAACCAACGAGTACTTGCTGTTTTAGCAATGCATAGACGAAAAGTAAAAGGAAGTTTACTAGGTGCATCAAAAACAGGAAGTATTGTTTATATTGCTCCTCAAGCAACACTTGCCTACAGTAGAGAACTTCAAAATTTATACTACGAAGAAAAGCAAGAAATTGTAAAAGTTCTAAAGAAACTAGCTGAATTAATTAGACCCTATACTCCTCTATTAAAAAAATACTTAGATTTTCTAATACATTTAGATAATGTTGCCGCTAAAGCAAAATATGCTCAGGAAATTAATGGTCTATTACCCAATATTTCCGAAGAAAAGAAAATACTTTTTAGAGACGCCTTCCACCCTATCTTATGGAGAAAAAATAAAGATCAGAATGTCCCAACAATACCGCAAACACTTTCTTTAAATCAACAACAACAAATTATTGTCATTTCAGGACCTAATGCTGGCGGTAAAAGTATTACTCTAAAAACAGTGGGCTTGTTACAAATTATGTTGCAAAGCGGCTTTCTAATTCCTGTACATGAACGAAGTGAAACATTTATTTTCTCCACGGTATTAACAGATATTGGAGACAATCAATCCATTGAAAACCAACTAAGCACCTATAGTTACCGCTTAAAAAACATGCGTAACTTTTTGCGAAAATGCAATACAACTACCCTATTTTTAATTGATGAATTTGGTACTGGTTCCGATCCAGAGCTTGGAGGCGCCTTAGCCGAAATATTTTTAGAAGAATTTTATCAAAAAGAGGCTTTTGGCATTATCACAACCCATTATGCTAACTTAAAGGTTTTAGCTAATGAACTTGATAATGTAACCAACGCAAATATGCAATTTGACGAGCGCACTCTAGAACCCTTGTATAAATTGTTTATAGGACAAGCAGGTAGCTCTTTTACCTTTGAAGTTGCACAGAAAAATGGGATTCCTTATAGCTTAATTAACAAAGCTAAAAAACGTGTTGAAACAGAAAAAATTAGACTGGATAAAACTATTTCTAAATTACAAAAAGAGCGAAATCGTTTACAAAAAAACTCTGATAATTTAGAAAGACAAAAACGTAAGGAGCAACAACATTTAGAAAGTCTTCAAGAAAAAGAACAAAAAATTAAGGATAAGCTATCTGGTTTTCAAGATTTATATGATAATAACCAACGTATGCTATCACTTGGTAGAAAGACAAATGAGATTCTTAATAAGTATTTCCAAACCAACAACAAAAAAGAACTCTCCAGTAGTTTTACAAAATGGGCTCTCATAGAAAGAACCAAACATCTGAAAAAGAATCCTCCTAGCATTAAAACAAAAAATCAAAAAAAACAAGAAAAAGTTATTGCTCAAAAGCAAAAAGAAATTGTTCAACAAATTGAGAATGAAGTACTCAAAAAAGTAGTAGAAGTTAGAAAAGAAAAAAAATTAGAGGCTAAAAAAATAGCAAAAGCAAAAGCTGATTATATCTTTAAAATTAATGATAGGGTTCGCTTAATTGATGGAAACTCCGTAGGAACTATTGAAAAAATCGAAAAGAAAAATGTATTTATCAACTATGGTATGTTTACCACCAAGGCTTCTACGGATAAATTAGAACTTGTTGAAAAAGCTAAAAAATAACCTTATACTTATCCCATTTAAACTAAGATCATTTATTGTTCTGAAATGATCTTAGGCAAACTCATAAAAATAATGCTCGAAGTAAAAACGTCGAGCATTATTTTTTTGTAATTATTTTTAGTTTATATTAATTATCATTCTGTATCGGATAATAATATTATTTACTCAAATACATCTTACGTCTTGAATATAAATCATAAAACTGATCATCTTTTAAGCTATCTATAAACAAAATACTCTCTCCTGTCGATTTCATCTCTGGTCCTAGTTTTTTATTTACATTTGGAAATTTATTGAATGAAAATACTGGTTGTTTAATTGCATATCCCTTTAATTGAGGTTTGAAATCAAAATCAGTTACTTTCTTATCTCCTAGCATTACTTTTGTTGCATAATTTACATAAGGTTCTCCATATGCTTTTGCTATAAAAGGTACTGTTCTTGAAGCTCTCGGGTTTGCCTCTATGATATATACTTTATCATCTTTAATTGCAAATTGAATATTAATCAACCCTACTGTTTTTAAAGCTAAAGCAATAGTTTTTGTATGATCTTTTATCTGTTGCATCACTAAATCTCCCAAGTTAAATGCAGGCAGAGTTGCATTAGAATCTCCTGAGTGTACTCCACAAGGTTCTATATGCTCCATAATTCCTATAATATACACGTTTTCACCATCACAAATAGCATCTGCTTCTGCCTCTATAGCTCCATCTAAATAATGATCTAACAACAATTTATTATTAGGCATTCTTCTTAATAAACCTACTACATGTTCTATTAATTCCTCTTTATTAATGACAATCTTCATTCCTTGTCCTCCTAACACATAAGAAGGTCTTACCAAGATTGGAAAGTCTAATTTTTCTGCCAGTGCTAGTGCTTCATCAGCTGTTTCTGCTATTCCAAATTCCGGATAAGGAATATTATTTTCCTGTAATAACCTAGAGAAGCTTCCTCTATCTTCTGCTAAATCTAACGCCTCAAAGCTTGTTCCTAAAATTTTAATTCCGTATTTCGTTAGCTTCTCTGCTAACTTTAAAGCGGTTTGTCCTCCTAATTGAACAATAACCCCTTCTGGCTTCTCGTGCTTAATGATGTCATAAATATGTTCCCAAAAAACAGGCTCAAAATAGAGTTTATCCGCGG from Tenacibaculum maritimum NCIMB 2154 includes the following:
- a CDS encoding alpha-hydroxy acid oxidase; amino-acid sequence: MSFNINTNYPSIEHLRVKARKRMPKFSYEYLTEGCNDDLNVYKNTAEIRDIELLPQYLSKHTHSNTKKVLFGHEYDAPIGICPVGLQSLMWPKTAEILAKTSVKHNIPFILSTVTTLSIEEAAKITNGKFWFQLYHPADNKITDDILKRAKDNGCDVLVLLSDVPTFGYRPKDIYNGLGMPPKMMLRNIIEVLRKPRWAWETLRNGVPSFNTMEKYMPKGMDLQQLGAFMDKTFSGRLNVDKIKRIQDKWDGKIVIKGIASCEDTQKAVDLGIDGIIVSNHGGRQLDAGPSTIKTLHPIVEKFKGQIQIMMDSGMRTGPDVARVIASGADFAFLGRPFMYGTGALGKAGGDQVASILKREFQQVMEQICCERVEDLPNFLIRK
- a CDS encoding L-lactate permease, with the protein product MGDFIKESIFIQALLAFSPILASAILLVGLRWSAKRTMPIIYFLVAFIAIFAWQVPTQRVLASTLQGLIYTASILWIVFGAILLLNTLKNSGAIKTIRKGFINISPDRRIQVIIIAWLFGCFIEGASGFGTPAAICAPLLVGLGFPAMAAVIIGMMIQSTPVSFGAVGTPVLIGVKGGLDYENIGKQLTQGGSSWDAFLQIITSEVAITHAIVGTLIPLFMCVMMTRFFGKNKSWKEGLEILPFAILSGLAFTIPYALTGVYLGAEFPSIIGALVGLPIVILAAKNKFLTPKKSWDFPESSLWPTEWLGNLQNKVDDLTEDVKKSNMSLTKAWIPYLLVALLLVLSRIPELGIGSALKYININFNNILSQEGIKGSFAPLYLPGGIMVVVVLLTYFIHKMKPKELSSAVVESTKTLISAGFVLVFTVPMVRILINSGVNDLNIASMPVAMAEFVANNVGKVYPIFAPTIGAMGAFIAGSNTVSNMMLSQFQFSTAVSLGVSGAVLVALQAVGAAAGNMIAIHNIVAASATVGLLGKEGSILRKTIIPTIYYVIFAGIIGLIMIYVLGITDPLLTPPVK
- a CDS encoding uracil-DNA glycosylase, producing the protein MEVRIAQDWKKILQSEFDKPYFEKLTNFVKKEYAENVCYPKGTAIFSAFDYCSFEDLKVVIIGQDPYHGVNQANGLCFSVHEGVRHPPSLVNIFKELETDVKKAYPDSGDLSHWANQGVLLLNATLTVRAHEAGSHQNKGWEEFTDAVIQKISEEKENVIFLLWGGFAKKKGKKIDVKKHHVLTSGHPSPLSANRGYWFGNSHFSKANAFLKNNRMKQIDW
- a CDS encoding porin family protein; translated protein: MRKKLCVLLLFSIGVTFGQMSPDYKGGFKVKFDEKGDKYLRIISFLQVQAKYNNDVQSDVSKTSFELRRARLLAFSQINKDFLVFFHLGLNSFNRESLSPLGKGESSQFFLHDAYLQYKLFGDYLYLGAGLHYYNGISRLNNQSSTNMVTLSNNRSSWATVGLADQFARQLGVFIKGSLDRVNYRFSVNEANVSTLDKAQLTANTIRYQGNKILGSREAGRTFSGYFDYNFLQQEKSLLPYMAGSYLGAKKILNIGAGFFAHPNGVVSQDASGNTTGHDVNIFSLDAYYDAPLKNGAISAYAQYQNSDYGTNYNFGPYASGNMLYGHVGYLIPGKNNKFRVQPFVAHSYRTADAIPNATYNSTKLGANFFLSGHNSKFSIEYQRDNTFADVNTNLVTVQAQILF
- a CDS encoding endonuclease MutS2 — protein: MSIQISEKTLHDLEFPTILEQVSEFCISDLGKEKTLSTKPFTNKKQLFFELNLVNEYLASFTSENRIPNHFFDNIIEEIDRLSIENSFLETGAFLRLATTTDTVNELKKFFTKFKDYFPSLFLLSERIELDTFIADTIKKIITSHGVVSDNASPLLKQIRKDIAQIRGKISESFSRALSKNISSGYLDDIKETIIDNQRVLAVLAMHRRKVKGSLLGASKTGSIVYIAPQATLAYSRELQNLYYEEKQEIVKVLKKLAELIRPYTPLLKKYLDFLIHLDNVAAKAKYAQEINGLLPNISEEKKILFRDAFHPILWRKNKDQNVPTIPQTLSLNQQQQIIVISGPNAGGKSITLKTVGLLQIMLQSGFLIPVHERSETFIFSTVLTDIGDNQSIENQLSTYSYRLKNMRNFLRKCNTTTLFLIDEFGTGSDPELGGALAEIFLEEFYQKEAFGIITTHYANLKVLANELDNVTNANMQFDERTLEPLYKLFIGQAGSSFTFEVAQKNGIPYSLINKAKKRVETEKIRLDKTISKLQKERNRLQKNSDNLERQKRKEQQHLESLQEKEQKIKDKLSGFQDLYDNNQRMLSLGRKTNEILNKYFQTNNKKELSSSFTKWALIERTKHLKKNPPSIKTKNQKKQEKVIAQKQKEIVQQIENEVLKKVVEVRKEKKLEAKKIAKAKADYIFKINDRVRLIDGNSVGTIEKIEKKNVFINYGMFTTKASTDKLELVEKAKK